From Geitlerinema sp. PCC 9228, the proteins below share one genomic window:
- the leuB gene encoding 3-isopropylmalate dehydrogenase has product MTQKYRITLLPGDGIGPEIISVAVDILQAAASKFDLEWEFQEGLIGGAAIDETGKPLPSETLDLCRHSDAVMLAAIGGPAWDGLPGHRRPEAGLLGLRSGLELFANLRPATLLPQLANASPLKREIVSGVDIMVVRELTGGVYFGEPKGIFQTETGEKRGVNTMAYTASEIDRIAKVALEIAQKRQGRLCSVDKANVLSVSQLWRDRVEKIAQDYPDITLSHLYVDNAAMQLVRAPKQFDTIVTGNLFGDILSDIAAMLTGSIGMLPSASLGESKPGVFEPVHGSAPDIAGQDQANPLAQVLSAAMMLRYGLDQPQAASQIEQAVTQVLDAGYRTGDIMSEGMQQLGCKAMGEKLLEALAQQ; this is encoded by the coding sequence ATGACCCAAAAGTACCGTATTACCCTATTACCCGGCGATGGCATTGGACCGGAAATTATCAGCGTTGCCGTCGATATTCTCCAAGCCGCCGCCAGCAAATTCGACTTAGAATGGGAATTTCAGGAAGGTCTCATCGGCGGTGCCGCCATTGACGAAACCGGCAAACCCCTTCCCAGCGAAACCCTAGACTTGTGTCGCCACAGCGATGCGGTGATGCTAGCAGCCATTGGCGGTCCGGCGTGGGATGGCTTGCCGGGTCACCGCCGTCCGGAAGCCGGTTTGTTGGGATTGCGGTCGGGATTGGAACTATTTGCCAACTTGCGTCCTGCCACCTTACTTCCCCAGCTGGCAAACGCTTCGCCGTTGAAGCGAGAAATTGTCAGCGGTGTGGATATCATGGTAGTGCGCGAACTCACCGGCGGCGTATACTTCGGCGAACCCAAAGGAATTTTTCAGACCGAAACCGGGGAAAAACGGGGCGTTAATACCATGGCGTATACCGCCAGCGAAATCGATCGCATTGCCAAAGTTGCCTTGGAAATTGCCCAAAAACGGCAAGGTAGACTTTGTTCGGTGGATAAAGCCAACGTCCTCTCCGTTTCCCAACTGTGGCGCGATCGGGTGGAAAAGATAGCCCAAGACTATCCCGACATCACCCTATCCCATCTTTACGTAGACAACGCCGCCATGCAACTGGTACGCGCCCCCAAACAATTTGATACCATTGTCACCGGCAATCTATTTGGGGATATCCTATCCGATATTGCCGCCATGCTTACCGGCAGCATTGGCATGTTGCCCTCCGCCAGTTTGGGAGAGAGCAAGCCCGGCGTTTTTGAACCCGTTCACGGGTCGGCACCGGATATTGCCGGTCAGGACCAAGCCAATCCCCTAGCGCAAGTTCTCAGTGCTGCCATGATGCTACGCTACGGTTTGGACCAACCGCAAGCAGCCAGCCAAATCGAACAAGCAGTTACCCAAGTGCTCGATGCCGGCTACCGTACCGGCGATATCATGTCCGAGGGAATGCAGCAACTGGGATGTAAAGCCATGGGAGAAAAATTGCTAGAAGCTTTGGCCCAACAGTAA
- the pap gene encoding polyphosphate:AMP phosphotransferase: MLETLDLNLSLDKESYKQELMPLMRNLRSLQQACWQKKLPVVIVLEGWAAAGKGALLQKMVGYMDPRGFEVHPVWPPTADERRYPFLWRFWQKLPERGKFSIFYHSWYTHVLEDRLFGRIPESQMATAFQEINAFERQLVDDGAAIAKFWIHLSKKELKKRLKKYAKDPLDAWRVRPEDWQQSKNYSQYAEFAEEMLQQTSTGVAPWTLIEGDNKRWARVKVLTQMAASLTEALDRLHGQQPAPQATPQTQLSPTEPDFLSAVDLSLSLSHDEYKAKLREQQIRLRKLQQEIYQNKVPVLILFEGWDAAGKGGAIKRLTDVLDPRSYKVRAFGPPTEDEKQHHYLWRFWRRLPPAGQLAIFDRSWYGRVLVERVEGFATEAQWRRAYREINEFESQLVSAGYVLVKFWLHISPEEQLKRFYERKENPFKSYKLTTEDWRNREKWSLYEVAVNQTIQRTSTPIAPWTIVPGNDKYYARVRTIEAVSTAMENQLKQI; this comes from the coding sequence ATGCTAGAAACCTTAGACCTAAATTTATCCTTAGACAAAGAATCTTACAAACAAGAACTCATGCCGCTCATGCGCAACCTGCGATCGCTACAGCAGGCTTGCTGGCAGAAAAAACTGCCCGTGGTCATTGTCTTGGAAGGATGGGCGGCCGCTGGCAAAGGGGCATTGCTGCAAAAAATGGTGGGCTATATGGACCCGCGGGGATTTGAAGTGCATCCCGTTTGGCCGCCGACAGCTGACGAACGCCGCTATCCCTTTCTGTGGCGATTTTGGCAGAAACTCCCCGAACGGGGAAAATTCAGCATTTTTTACCACAGCTGGTACACCCACGTTTTGGAAGACCGCTTGTTTGGGAGAATTCCAGAATCGCAGATGGCAACTGCTTTTCAAGAAATCAACGCCTTCGAGCGCCAGTTGGTAGATGACGGCGCTGCGATCGCCAAATTCTGGATTCATTTGAGTAAAAAAGAACTCAAAAAAAGACTCAAAAAATACGCCAAAGATCCCCTCGACGCCTGGCGCGTGCGTCCGGAAGACTGGCAACAATCCAAAAATTACTCACAATATGCCGAATTTGCCGAAGAAATGCTGCAGCAAACCAGCACCGGCGTTGCCCCCTGGACCTTGATAGAAGGAGATAACAAACGGTGGGCGCGCGTTAAAGTCTTAACGCAAATGGCCGCATCCCTAACCGAAGCCTTAGACCGCTTGCACGGACAGCAACCAGCACCGCAAGCAACCCCGCAAACCCAACTGTCTCCCACAGAACCAGATTTTTTAAGTGCGGTAGATCTCAGCCTCAGCCTCTCCCACGACGAATACAAAGCTAAATTGCGGGAGCAGCAAATTCGCCTGCGCAAGTTGCAGCAAGAAATTTACCAAAATAAAGTACCGGTTTTAATTCTCTTTGAAGGTTGGGATGCCGCCGGCAAAGGCGGGGCCATCAAACGCCTCACAGATGTGTTAGACCCCCGCAGTTACAAAGTTCGCGCTTTTGGTCCCCCCACAGAAGACGAAAAGCAACACCACTATCTGTGGCGATTTTGGCGGCGATTACCCCCGGCAGGTCAGCTTGCGATTTTCGATCGCAGTTGGTATGGTCGAGTCTTGGTAGAACGGGTAGAAGGCTTTGCCACCGAAGCTCAATGGCGGCGTGCCTATCGAGAAATTAACGAATTTGAATCGCAACTGGTGAGTGCCGGCTACGTATTGGTAAAATTTTGGCTGCACATCAGCCCCGAAGAACAGCTAAAAAGGTTTTACGAACGTAAAGAAAATCCCTTCAAAAGCTACAAACTCACCACAGAAGATTGGCGCAATCGGGAAAAATGGTCCTTGTACGAAGTAGCGGTGAATCAAACCATCCAGCGCACCAGTACCCCAATTGCGCCCTGGACGATTGTACCGGGAAATGATAAATATTACGCCCGCGTTCGCACCATTGAAGCGGTTTCCACGGCCATGGAAAACCAACTCAAACAAATTTGA
- a CDS encoding fructosamine kinase family protein, translating into MWDQIAAQISEVTGVPFQPQQTRSVGGGCINQAYYLSDGRRAYFVKTNRACELDMFEAEALGLKDMWDTHSIRVPYPLCTGTTKKTSYIVMEWVELGGKSDKHSWEQMGYQLAQMHRCPGPGEFGWRRNNTIGSTLQINTWTEEWANFWREHRMAYQFQLASRRGGHFPRQQEFLETIPQLLAGHYPQPSLVHGDLWGGNATVTAEGEPIIFDPAAYYGDREVDIAMTELFGGFSPDFYRAYNQAWPLSNGYERRKKLYNLYHIVNHFNIFGGGYEYQANRIIDELLDCA; encoded by the coding sequence ATGTGGGACCAAATTGCCGCACAAATTTCCGAAGTAACTGGCGTTCCCTTCCAACCCCAGCAAACCCGTTCTGTAGGCGGCGGATGCATCAATCAAGCTTACTATCTCAGCGACGGTCGCAGGGCCTATTTTGTCAAAACCAACCGCGCTTGCGAGTTGGATATGTTTGAAGCGGAAGCGTTGGGCCTCAAAGACATGTGGGATACCCATTCCATTCGCGTTCCCTATCCCCTGTGTACCGGAACCACCAAGAAAACCTCGTATATCGTCATGGAGTGGGTAGAACTCGGCGGCAAAAGCGACAAGCATTCCTGGGAACAAATGGGCTACCAGCTGGCGCAAATGCACCGTTGTCCGGGACCGGGAGAATTTGGTTGGCGGCGAAACAATACCATTGGGTCCACGCTGCAAATCAATACCTGGACCGAAGAATGGGCTAATTTTTGGCGGGAACATCGCATGGCCTATCAGTTCCAGTTGGCTTCGCGGCGAGGGGGGCATTTTCCGCGCCAGCAGGAATTTCTGGAAACCATTCCTCAGTTGCTAGCCGGTCACTACCCGCAACCCTCGTTGGTGCATGGCGATTTGTGGGGCGGCAATGCTACCGTTACAGCAGAGGGAGAACCGATTATTTTCGATCCGGCTGCTTACTATGGCGATCGCGAAGTGGATATTGCCATGACGGAATTGTTCGGTGGGTTTTCCCCCGACTTTTACCGCGCATACAACCAAGCCTGGCCCCTCTCCAACGGCTACGAACGTCGCAAAAAACTCTACAATCTCTACCACATCGTCAACCACTTCAATATTTTTGGGGGTGGGTACGAATACCAAGCCAACCGCATTATTGATGAATTGTTAGATTGTGCGTAG
- the topA gene encoding type I DNA topoisomerase encodes MSTLVIVESPTKARTIRNYLPNEYQVEASMGHVRDLPQSAKEIPSQYKGQKWAQLGVNVEGNFEPLYVIPKDKKKTVKQLQESLQQADELILATDEDREGESISWHLLQVLQPEVPTKRMVFHEITQEAIRNALQECRHVDENLVRAQETRRILDRLVGYTVSPLLWKKIAPGLSAGRVQSVAVRLVVERERQRRAFRSGSYWDLKATLQSPSSAKGKSATFEAKLVTLGGKRLASGNDFDPRTGDIAQGRDVVRLLEADAAALRDRLADRPWEVTSVEERASKRRPSPPFTTSTLQQESNRKLNMGARETMRVAQSLYEQGYITYMRTDSVHLSQQAIAAARQCVENKYGKKYLSPKPRQYSTKSKNAQEAHEAIRPAGSTFRTPAETGLAGKERKLYDLIWKRTVASQMADAQQTNITVALQVEDAGFQATGKRIDFPGFLRAYVEGSDDPEAALEDREVILPPLQQGDRPECQEIETVSHETKPPARYTEASLVKTLESEGIGRPSTYASIIGTIVDRGYIYLSKNTLIPTFTAFAVSSLLEEYFPDLVDTGFTARMEATLDKISTGDAEWLPYLDNFYRGEKGLAKQVEQQESRIDPSSARTVELEDLDATIRIGKFGPYVEAEANGDGPVNASLPRDIPPADIDKEQVEKIVKQKTEGPEKLTTHPETGEPVYVLVGPYGPYVQLGDGDEKTKPKRVSLPKGTATQDVTPEMALKWLALPRDLGTHPDQGGKIQAGIGRYGPYVVHHGEEGKTYASLRAGDDVLTVELPRAVELINAAQLRKSKRKQSGKNNQKSSQSSKTSQTTSKKSQQKWRELGKHPEDGKPVKLFDQEEDAFYVKHSRTSVALPEGETADTISLEKAIELIEEKKAAKGKSTRKSTAKKSTSSKSKKSTASKSTKAKSG; translated from the coding sequence ATGTCCACCCTGGTTATTGTAGAATCTCCAACCAAAGCACGTACGATTCGCAACTACCTGCCCAACGAATACCAAGTCGAGGCATCGATGGGCCACGTTCGCGATTTACCCCAGTCTGCCAAAGAAATTCCCAGCCAGTACAAAGGCCAAAAATGGGCGCAGCTGGGGGTGAACGTAGAAGGGAACTTCGAACCCCTGTACGTAATTCCCAAAGACAAAAAGAAAACCGTCAAACAGCTGCAAGAGTCCCTCCAACAAGCGGACGAACTCATCCTCGCCACCGACGAAGACCGCGAGGGGGAAAGCATTAGCTGGCATTTATTGCAAGTGCTGCAACCGGAAGTTCCCACCAAACGGATGGTGTTCCACGAAATTACCCAGGAAGCCATCCGCAATGCCTTGCAAGAATGCCGTCATGTAGACGAAAATTTGGTGCGCGCTCAGGAAACCCGCCGGATTTTGGACCGTTTGGTGGGATATACCGTGTCGCCGTTGCTGTGGAAAAAAATTGCCCCCGGTCTGTCTGCCGGTCGGGTACAATCGGTGGCCGTGCGCCTGGTTGTAGAACGGGAACGCCAGCGGCGTGCGTTTCGTTCCGGCAGTTACTGGGATTTGAAAGCCACGTTGCAAAGTCCCTCGTCGGCAAAAGGCAAATCGGCAACCTTTGAAGCCAAACTGGTGACCCTGGGTGGCAAACGATTGGCAAGCGGTAACGATTTCGATCCCAGAACTGGCGATATTGCCCAGGGACGGGATGTGGTACGCTTGTTGGAAGCGGATGCCGCAGCTTTGCGCGATCGCTTGGCGGATCGACCCTGGGAAGTGACTTCTGTGGAAGAACGCGCCAGCAAACGCCGTCCGTCGCCTCCGTTTACCACCTCTACCCTCCAACAGGAATCTAACCGCAAACTGAACATGGGGGCTAGGGAAACCATGCGGGTGGCGCAAAGCCTGTACGAACAAGGCTACATCACCTACATGCGGACGGATTCGGTGCACTTATCCCAACAAGCGATCGCAGCGGCGCGTCAGTGCGTAGAAAACAAATACGGCAAAAAATACCTCAGTCCCAAACCTAGACAGTACAGTACCAAAAGCAAAAACGCCCAAGAAGCACACGAAGCCATTCGTCCCGCCGGCAGTACCTTCCGGACCCCAGCCGAAACCGGTCTTGCCGGCAAAGAACGCAAACTTTACGACCTAATTTGGAAACGCACCGTCGCCTCTCAAATGGCCGACGCCCAGCAAACCAATATCACTGTAGCTTTGCAAGTAGAAGACGCCGGGTTTCAAGCCACCGGCAAACGCATTGATTTCCCTGGTTTCTTACGCGCCTACGTAGAAGGGTCCGACGACCCAGAAGCTGCCTTGGAAGACCGCGAAGTTATTTTACCACCTTTACAACAAGGCGATCGCCCCGAATGCCAGGAAATCGAAACGGTTTCCCACGAAACCAAACCCCCAGCCCGCTATACCGAAGCCTCCCTAGTCAAAACCTTAGAAAGCGAAGGCATCGGTCGTCCCAGTACCTACGCCAGCATTATCGGTACCATTGTCGATAGGGGGTATATTTACCTGAGCAAAAATACCCTCATTCCCACCTTCACCGCCTTTGCCGTATCCAGCCTGTTGGAAGAATACTTCCCCGATTTGGTGGATACCGGGTTCACCGCGCGCATGGAAGCCACCCTGGACAAAATTTCTACCGGCGATGCGGAATGGTTGCCCTATCTAGACAACTTCTATCGCGGCGAAAAAGGTCTAGCCAAACAAGTAGAACAACAGGAAAGCCGCATCGACCCATCATCGGCACGTACGGTGGAATTAGAAGACCTCGATGCCACCATCCGCATTGGCAAATTTGGTCCCTACGTCGAAGCCGAAGCCAACGGTGACGGACCTGTCAACGCTTCCTTGCCCCGGGATATTCCTCCTGCGGATATTGACAAGGAACAAGTGGAAAAAATCGTCAAGCAGAAAACCGAAGGACCGGAAAAACTCACCACCCATCCAGAAACCGGCGAACCGGTGTATGTGTTGGTTGGTCCCTACGGTCCTTACGTCCAGTTGGGGGATGGGGACGAAAAAACCAAACCCAAGCGGGTTTCCCTCCCCAAAGGCACGGCAACCCAAGACGTGACTCCCGAAATGGCTCTGAAGTGGCTGGCTTTACCCCGAGATTTGGGTACTCATCCCGACCAGGGGGGCAAAATTCAAGCGGGGATTGGACGCTACGGTCCTTACGTGGTTCACCACGGGGAAGAAGGGAAAACCTATGCTTCCCTGAGAGCTGGGGATGATGTGTTAACCGTGGAATTACCCAGAGCGGTGGAACTTATCAATGCAGCCCAACTGCGCAAAAGCAAACGCAAGCAAAGCGGTAAAAATAACCAAAAAAGCAGTCAAAGTAGCAAAACCAGCCAAACGACTAGCAAAAAATCCCAGCAGAAGTGGCGGGAGTTGGGCAAGCATCCCGAAGATGGCAAGCCGGTGAAACTCTTCGACCAAGAAGAGGATGCTTTTTACGTCAAGCACAGCCGTACCAGCGTGGCTTTGCCGGAAGGAGAAACGGCGGATACGATTTCTCTGGAAAAGGCGATCGAGCTAATTGAGGAGAAAAAGGCTGCTAAGGGAAAATCAACTCGCAAATCGACGGCGAAAAAGTCCACCAGCAGCAAGTCGAAGAAATCGACGGCCAGCAAATCCACCAAGGCAAAGTCTGGCTAA